Proteins encoded by one window of Salvia splendens isolate huo1 chromosome 7, SspV2, whole genome shotgun sequence:
- the LOC121810332 gene encoding proteinaceous RNase P 3-like, with amino-acid sequence MSNQNTRRKKQKQTPESQFRCTLDQCSKSKDLSAAITLYESSSNPTITLNNLNSLLYICSEALSNSNTRQSAIDFGFKLFRNHSNENLKPNEATLTAVARLAAANGDGDYAFDLAKSVMKQCAAPKLRTFTPALNCFCGAGAADKAYEVEEHVVSAGPQMERALPAMNTIEREHQPNFKEFKEWLEQHSEYETLVDGANIGLYQQNFAHGGFSITQLDAVVKEVHRKTQQQPLVVLHRKRVLLLLENADEQAGNWSWKEGEIK; translated from the exons ATGAGCAACCAGAACACACGGCGGAAGAAGCAGAAACAGACGCCGGAGTCGCAGTTCCGGTGTACACTGGATCAGTGTTCCAAATCGAAGGACCTCTCCGCCGCCATCACTCTCTACGAATCCTCCTCAAATCCAACCATCACTCTCAACAATCTCAATTCCTTGCTATACATTTGCTCCGAAGCCCTTTCCAATTCAAATACCCGACAATCCGCAATTGACTTCGGATTCAAGCTGTTCCGCAACCACAGCAATGAAAACCTCAAGCCAAACGAGGCTACGCTCACAGCCGTGGCTCGGTTGGCGGCGGCGAACGGAGACGGAGACTACGCGTTCGACCTCGCGAAAAGCGTGATGAAACAATGTGCAGCGCCGAAGCTTAGGACTTTCACACCGGCGTTGAATTGCTTTTGCGGCGCCGGAGCGGCGGATAAGGCTTATGAAGTGGAGGAGCATGTGGTATCGGCGGGGCCTCAGATGGAACGTGCCCTGCCTGCCATGAACA CCATTGAAAGAGAACATCAGCCAAATTTTAAGGAGTTCAAGGAGTGGCTGGAGCAACATTCTGAATATGAAACTCTGGTAGACGGAGCAAATATTGGGTTATACCAGCAAAACTTTGCACATGGTGGCTTTAGTATTACGCAGCTTGATGCCGTTGTGAAAGAAGTTCATAGAAAGACACAACAACAGCCACTTGTTGTGTTGCATAGAAAACGTGTGCTCTTACTACTCGAGAATGCCGATGAACAGGCAGGTAATTGGAGTTGGAAAGAAGGTGAAATCAAATAG
- the LOC121740909 gene encoding transcription factor MYB36-like, which translates to MGRAPCCDKANVKKGPWSPEEDEKLKDFINNYGPAGNWIALPQKAGLKRCGKSCRLRWLNYLRPNIKHGQFSDDEDRIICSLYGTIGSRWSIIASQLPGRTDNDIKNYWNTKLKKKILQPRFQPPFSFPLQLQTQSSLSHLYTSFLDQSSAADSISFLAPHNYCSSSNQNEDFHGYYNPMKDNMLVSGSCSQISYGVKSEEIGNFQDRNNSFALEDQPGSIVDHHKQKQRNGVLENTQLQYDLEEVKQLITSGGGGGLFFADESKAGVMGMHYFSY; encoded by the exons ATGGGGAGGGCTCCTTGCTGCGATAAGGCGAACGTGAAGAAGGGCCCATGGTCCcctgaagaagatgaaaaacTAAAGGACTTCATCAACAACTACGGCCCCGCCGGAAACTGGATTGCTCTCCCTCAAAAAGCCG GTCTGAAAAGATGCGGCAAGAGCTGCCGGTTAAGATGGCTGAATTATCTGAGGCCTAACATCAAGCACGGCCAATTTTCCGATGACGAAGACAGAATCATCTGCTCCCTTTATGGAACCATCGGAAGCAG GTGGTCAATCATAGCATCTCAGCTTCCGGGAAGAACAGACAACGACATAAAGAACTACTGGAACACAAAGCTCAAGAAGAAAATCCTCCAACCAAGATTCCAACCACCGTTTTCGTTTCCGCTTCAGCTTCAGACACAATCTTCTCTGTCGCATTTGTACACCTCGTTTCTTGATCAATCTAGCGCTGCCGACTCCATCAGTTTCTTAGCCCCACACAACTACTGCTCCAGCAGTAACCAAAATGAGGATTTTCATGGCTACTATAATCCCATGAAAGACAACATGCTTGTGAGTGGGAGCTGCAGCCAGATCAGCTACGGCGTCAAAAGCGAAGAAATTGGAAATTTTCAGGATCGAAATAACTCGTTCGCGCTTGAAGATCAGCCCGGGTCGATTGTTGATCATCACAAGCAGAAGCAGCGGAATGGGGTTTTGGAGAATACTCAGTTGCAGTATGATCTGGAGGAAGTCAAGCAGCTCATTACCAGCGGCGGCGGTGGGGGTTTGTTTTTCGCCGACGAGAGCAAGGCTGGAGTGATGGGAATGCACTACTTTTCATATTAG
- the LOC121742342 gene encoding lactoylglutathione lyase isoform X1, with the protein MYSHYSYAMASSLAAACRLPSAHLLPPLLSQLTPLFALRPKVLNKPRRFISTTMASKESADNNPGLQASVDEATKGYFLQQTMLRVKDPKVSLDFYSRILGMSLLKRLDFEDMKFTLYFLGYEDTSSAPSDPHERTTWTFSQKATLELTHNWGTESDPEFKGHHNGNSDPRGFGHIGITVDDVHKACKRFESLGVEFVKKPDDGKIKDIAFIKDPDGYWIEIFDTKTIAKTTAKAAV; encoded by the exons ATGTACTCTCACTATTCATATGCCATGGCTTCTTCCCTCGCCGCCGCCTGCCGCCTCCCCTCCGCGCATCTCCTTCCGCCCCTTTTATCTCAATTAACCCCACTCTTCGCTCTCAGACCCAAG GTTTTGAATAAGCCCAGAAGATTTATATCAACAACTATGGCGTCCAAAGAGTCTGCTGACAACAATCCAGGACTCCAAGCTTCTGTGGATGAGGCCACCAAAGGCTATTTCTTGCAGCAAACT ATGCTTCGTGTGAAGGATCCTAAAGTCAGTCTTGATTTCTACTCTCGGATATTGGGGATGTC GTTGCTTAAGAGGCTGGATTTTGAGGACATGAAGTTCACCTTGTACTTCTTGGGATATGAG GACACATCGTCTGCTCCCAGTGATCCCCATGAGCGCACAACCTGGACATTTAGTCAGAAAGCTACACTCGAGCTTACACA CAACTGGGGTACTGAATCTGATCCAGAATTCAAGGGTCATCATAATGGAAACTCAGACCCTCGTGGTTTTG GACACATAGGTATTACTGTCGATGATGTGCACAAGGCATGCAAGAGATTTGAGAGTTTGGGGGTGGAGTTTGTAAAGAAACCTGATGATG GAAAAATAAAGGACATAGCATTCATCAAGGATCCTGATGGCTACTGGATTGAAATCTTTGACACTAAAACAATTGCCAAAACAACTGCTAAGGCTGCTGTTTGA
- the LOC121810923 gene encoding BSD domain-containing protein 1-like — protein MNFVKSIISDDHEAPTSESDPDSSGGPSNPNDAADAWSFGGFIRSVSMQSESVIESYRKDLQEFGSGLKKETEILRDTASRAVKDLPSSLDVVLKSTVSMINKEALGLSSDCEPETLGAYRTLNSGRYSRFEAQLSAMQSDLNTFCVEPEDAADYGKWKLGFELGDYEDPIEGLIGEDGILEGAYSKAVPNVVDRETFWCRYFYRVEKLKQQEKMRASIVKMAVSNDDEEELSWDVDGDDNDDDDDNDNDGDDGCVVSDEKCKGKTEAAVVGGEKGNVIELSRKSGVDEREGKSGTVDEDEKVGVEEVVVSNHDDVGWDELGDVGSGDEGKTSAGGGGGSPKKEDIRKRLAVDDDDDDLNWGIEDDDEPLKA, from the coding sequence ATGAATTTCGTCAAATCCATAATCTCAGACGATCACGAAGCTCCCACTTCCGAATCCGACCCGGATTCTTCCGGCGGGCCGAGCAATCCCAACGACGCCGCCGATGCCTGGAGTTTCGGGGGTTTTATCAGATCTGTCTCCATGCAATCCGAATCCGTGATCGAGTCGTACCGCAAAGATCTCCAGGAATTCGGGTCGGGCTTGAAGAAAGAGACCGAAATTCTCCGGGATACGGCCAGCCGCGCCGTCAAGGACCTGCCGTCTTCGCTCGACGTGGTGCTGAAATCCACGGTCAGTATGATCAACAAAGAAGCCCTAGGGCTGTCTTCCGACTGCGAGCCCGAGACGCTGGGCGCCTACCGAACCCTCAATTCGGGCCGGTACAGTCGGTTCGAGGCGCAGCTGAGTGCGATGCAGAGTGATTTGAATACTTTCTGCGTGGAGCCGGAGGATGCGGCGGATTACGGGAAGTGGAAGCTAGGGTTTGAATTGGGCGATTATGAGGATCCGATCGAGGGCTTGATTGGGGAAGATGGGATTTTGGAGGGTGCTTATTCGAAGGCCGTTCCTAATGTTGTTGATCGGGAAACGTTTTGGTGTAGGTACTTTTACAGAGTGGAGAAGCTCAAGCAGCAAGAGAAAATGAGGGCGAGTATCGTGAAGATGGCGGTTTCcaatgatgatgaggaggaatTGTCGTGGGATGTCGATGGTgatgataatgatgatgatgatgataatgataatgatgGTGATGATGGTTGTGTAGTTAGTGATGAGAAGTGCAAAGGCAAAACAGAGGCTGCTGTTGTTGGTGGGGAAAAGGGCAATGTGATTGAGTTGAGTAGGAAGAGTGGTGTGGATGAGAGAGAGGGGAAGAGTGGAACAGTTGATGAAGATGAGAAAGTGggggtggaggaggtggtggtgtcGAATCATGATGATGTGGGGTGGGATGAGCTCGGGGACGTTGGTAGTGGCGATGAGGGGAAAACCTCagccggtggtggtggtgggagcCCGAAGAAAGAGGACATCCGGAAGCGGTTGGCTGTggatgacgatgatgatgatttgAATTGGGGTATTGAGGATGATGATGAGCCCTTGAAAGCTTGA
- the LOC121742641 gene encoding protein N-lysine methyltransferase METTL21A-like: MEADRLNSPDTSAVTFEVLGHQLHFAQDPNSKHLGTTVWDASMVFAKFLEKNCRKGRFSPSKLKGKRVIELGAGCGVAGFGMALLGCDVVSTDQTEVLPLLMRNAERNTSRILQMLSDPESFGSVQVAELNWGNADHIRAVEPPFDYIIGTDVVYAEHLLEPLLQTILSLSGPRTTIMLGYELRSTNVHDQMLELWKRNFQVKSVPKSKMHSLYQHPSIQLFMMSLKPSGCTVKSEETKQTSDDNENEDDNDSNNDLTKGDFEGSTLLNKDISDWEARRCGAMAAKLLRDVKIT, translated from the exons ATGGAGGCTGACAG GCTAAACTCACCTGACACATCGGCAGTGACATTTGAAGTTCTTGGCCATCAGCTGCATTTTGCGCAG GATCCAAATTCAAAGCATTTAGGAACTACTGTTTGGGATGCATCAATGGTGTTTGCCAAATTTCTG GAAAAGAATTGTAGGAAGGGGAGATTTTCACCATCTAAATTGAAAGGGAAGCGTGTGATTGAACTCGGAGCAGGCTGTGGTGTGGCTGGATTCG GCATGGCATTGCTGGGATGCGACGTTGTTTCAACTGATCAAACTGAGGTCTTGCCTTTGCTTATGAGAAATGCTGAACGCAACACCTCTAGAATACTGCAGATGCTTTCTGATCCTG AGTCTTTTGGATCCGTTCAAGTTGCAGAGCTCAACTGGGGAAATGCAGATCATATAAGGGCTGTTGAACCACCTTTTGACTATATTATTGGCACCGATGTT GTCTATGCAGAGCACCTTTTAGAGCCTCTGCTGCAGACGATTCTTTCATTATCCGGTCCAAGGACTACCATCATG TTGGGATATGAACTTCGCTCCACGAATGTCCACGATCAGATGCTCGAGTTGTGGAAGAGAAATTTCCAAGTTAAAAGTGTTCCTAAATCAAAG ATGCACAGTTTGTACCAACACCCAAGCATACAGCTTTTCATGATGAGCCTGAAGCCTTCAGGCTGCACGGTTAAATCAGAGGAAACAAAGCAAACCTCAGACGACAATGAAAACGAAGATGACAACGACAGCAACAATGATCTCACAAAGGGGGATTTTGAAGGAAGCACGCTGTTGAATAAAGATATCAGCGACTGGGAAGCGAGAAGGTGTGGAGCAATGGCTGCTAAACTTCTTCGAGATGTAAAGATAACATAG
- the LOC121810975 gene encoding RNA demethylase ALKBH10B-like, giving the protein MPAAAGVAAAVQRDRAAMKPMVVPAVVQQPQLPMMTAASEVFAKDAIIAWFRGEFAAANAVIDALCSHLTQLEDGSASAAAYESAFAAIHRRRLNWIPILQMQKYFSIADVTAELKKVVEKKRSENELEVKKPQVVVKGDCAEAIDEKEKQIDSNQENSLASNENGGGEVVDEDFSSEITDTGSQEVQPFSESVDICSNHGQCEARRAEIKMTKGFVAKEPVKGHMVNVVRGLKLYEDIFTDTELSKLNDFVNELRVAGQNGELSGETFILYNQQTKGNKRELIQLGVPIFGHVKDTLQRNNIEPIPALLEGVIDHLIQWRLLPNNRKPNSCIINFFDEGEFSQPFLKPPHLEQPLSTLLLSESTMAFGRMLVNDGQGNYRGPLMLSPKEGSLLVMRGNSSDTARHVMCSSPNKRVSITFFRVRAEIERHASSEMTTSSKAMTVWQPGVPMSNNYGPVNMMPRWGFVRSPIVMLAAAPMRPVIVNPRKIQRGGTGVFLPWNVGSRKHARHLPPRAQRGRFLALPPPTDAKNEK; this is encoded by the exons ATGCCGGCGGCGGCGGGCGTAGCAGCAGCAGTGCAGCGCGATCGGGCGGCCATGAAACCCATGGTGGTTCCCGCAGTGGTTCAGCAGCCTCAGTTGCCGATGATGACGGCGGCATCCGAGGTGTTCGCCAAGGACGCCATTATCGCCTGGTTCCGCGGGGAATTTGCTGCGGCGAACGCGGTTATTGATGCGCTTTGCAGCCACCTGACTCAGCTGGAGGACGGCTCTGCCTCCGCGGCGGCATACGAATCGGCTTTCGCCGCCATTCACCGCCGGAGGTTGAATTGGATTCCGATTCTTCAGATGCAGAAGTACTTTTCCATCGCCGACGTGACGGCGGAGCTGAAGAAGGTGGTGGAGAAGAAGAGATCGGAGAATGAACTGGAGGTGAAGAAGCCTCAGGTAGTGGTGAAAGGTGACTGTGCAGAGGCGATCGACGAGAAAGAGAAACAGATAGACAGTAATCAGGAAAATTCATTGGCGAGTAATGAAAATGGCGGAGGGGAAGTAGTTGATGAAGATTTCTCTTCAGAAATTACAGATACAG GGTCCCAAGAAGTGCAACCCTTCTCAGAATCTGTTGATATCTGTTCCAACCATGGACAGTGTGAGGCACGTCGTGCTGAGATCAAGATGACAAAAGGTTTTGTAGCAAAGGAACCAGTGAAAGGGCACATG GTGAATGTTGTTAGAGGTCTTAAGTTATATGAAGACATATTCACTGATACCGAACTATCTAAATTGAATGACTTTGTAAATGAACTCCGAGTTGCTGGTCAGAATGGTGAACTCTCAG GAGAAACCTTCATCTTATATAATCAGCAGACGAAAGGGAACAAGAGAGAGTTGATTCAGCTTGGTGTTCCCATTTTCGGGCACGTTAAAGATACATTGCAAAGAA ACAATATTGAGCCGATACCAGCTCTTCTTGAAGGTGTAATTGATCACTTGATTCAGTGGCGTTTGCTCCCAAATAATAGGAAACCAAACAGTTGCATCATCAACTTCTTTGATGAG GGGGAATTTTCTCAGCCTTTTCTAAAACCACCCCACCTTGAGCAGCCTCTTTCTACCCTCCTCCTCTCTGAATCAACGATGGCCTTTGGCCGCATGCTTGTGAACGACGGTCAAGGGAATTACAGAGGGCCTCTAATGCTCTCTCCAAAAGAAGG GTCTCTTTTAGTGATGAGGGGAAATAGCTCTGATACAGCAAGACACGTCATGTGCTCCTCTCCTAACAAGAGGGTGAGCATCACTTTCTTCAGAGTCCGAGCGGAGATAGAAAGGCATGCATCATCGGAGATGACCACTTCGTCCAAAGCAATGACTGTATGGCAACCTGGTGTCCCTATGTCGAATAACTATGGGCCGGTGAATATGATGCCCAGATGGGGTTTTGTCCGTTCTCCCATTGTAATGTTAGCAGCCGCCCCCATGCGCCCAGTGATTGTGAATCCCAGAAAGATCCAACGTGGTGGTACTGGGGTATTCTTGCCATGGAATGTTGGTTCACGGAAGCATGCAAGACATCTCCCACCACGTGCCCAGAGAGGACGGTTTCTGGCTCTACCTCCCCCGACCGATGCTAAAAATGAGAAGTGA
- the LOC121742389 gene encoding serine carboxypeptidase-like: MASTIFLRPRITHFLFVFLVSMAVSSADNSLDASAFYSNFQFPTTQADKLIRSLNLFPKRGAHLHAGDENVLAASPIVEKPLRFPFMADSEPSVKDLGHHAGYYKLPHTKDARMFYFFFESRSSKADPVVIWLTGGPGCSSELALFYENGPFHITSNMSLGWNDFGWDKVSNLIYVDQPTGTGFSYSSDDDDMRHDEEGVSNDLYDFLQAFFKEHPQFLKNDFYITGESYAGHYIPAFAARVHQGNKDKQGLHINLKGFAIGNGLTNPEIQYKAYTDYALDMKLIQQSDYNSMIKTVSDCEQAIKLCGADGGSSCLAAYMVCNRIFNHIVDLSGGKNYYDIRKKCEGDLCYDFSNMEDFLNLRSVRDALGVGDIDFVSCSSSVYEAMVTDWMRNLEVGIPAMLEDGIKLLVYAGEYDLICNWLGNSRWVHAMEWSGQKKFAAAATIPFSVDGAEAGQQKGYGPLTFLKVHDAGHMVPMDQPKASVEMLRRWMQGKLTQADDHLAPM; the protein is encoded by the exons ATGGCTTCAACCATATTTCTCCGTCCTCGCATTACGCATTTTCTATTCGTTTTTCTGGTTTCCATGGCTGTTTCATCGGCCGACAACAGCCTCGACGCGTCTGCCTTTTATTCTAATTTCCAGTTCCCCACCACTCAGGCGGACAAACTAATCCGATCACTTAACTTGTTCCCCAAGCGCGGCGCCCACCTTCACGCCGGCGACGAGAACGTTCTCGCCGCTTCACCGATCGTAGAGAAGCCGCTGAGGTTCCCTTTCATGGCAGATTCCGAGCCTTCCGTCAAGGATTTAGGCCATCATGCTGGCTATTATAAACTCCCACACACTAAGGATGCAAG GATGTTCTATTTTTTCTTCGAGTCGAGGAGCAGCAAGGCGGATCCTGTAGTTATATGGCTAACAGGAGGGCCAGGATGCAGTAGTGAGTTGGCTTTGTTCTATGAAAATGGCCCCTTCCATATAACAAGCAACATGTCATTAGGATGGAATGATTTTGGATGGGATAAG GTATCAAATCTTATATACGTCGACCAGCCAACTGGAACTGGTTTCAGCTACAGctctgatgatgatgatatgagGCACGACGAGGAGGGTGTAAGCAATGATCTGTACGACTTCTTGCAG GCATTCTTCAAGGAGCATCCTCAGTTTCTGAAGAACGACTTTTATATTACTGGAGAGTCGTATGCTGGACACTATATTCCTGCCTTCGCTGCTCGTGTTCATCAAGGGAACAAAGACAAGCAAGGACTTCACATTAATCTTAAG GGCTTTGCCATTGGCAACGGGCTTACTAACCCGGAGATACAGTACAAAGCGTATACTGACTACGCCTTGGACATGAAACTGATCCAACAGTCGGATTACAACAGTATGATCAAGACAGTCTCGGATTGTGAACAGGCAATCAAGCTTTGTG GTGCTGATGGTGGATCGTCTTGCTTGGCGGCTTATATGGTCTGCAACCGCATCTTCAACCACATAGTGGACCTCTCCGGTGGTAAAAAT TACTACGACATAAGAAAGAAGTGTGAAGGTGACCTGTGCTATGACTTCTCCAACATGGAGGATTTCTTGAACCTCAGATCAGTGAGAGATGCTCTAGGTGTGGGAGACATAGACTTTGTGTCTTGTAGCTCATCCGTGTACGAGGCTATGGTGACAGACTGGATGAGGAATCTTGAAGTCGGAATCCCTGCAATGTTGGAGGATGGAATCAAGCTACTGGTGTATGCAGGAGAGTATGATCTCATCTGCAATTGGCTAG GGAACTCGAGATGGGTGCATGCCATGGAATGGTCTGGACAGAAGAAGTTTGCAGCAGCTGCCACAATACCTTTCTCAGTAGATGGGGCTGAGGCCGGGCAGCAGAAAGGCTATGGGCCTCTCACGTTCCTCAAGGTGCATGACGCGGGCCACATGGTTCCGATGGATCAACCAAAGGCATCGGTGGAAATGCTGAGGAGGTGGATGCAGGGGAAGCTAACACAGGCAGATGATCATCTTGCTCCAATGTAA
- the LOC121742342 gene encoding lactoylglutathione lyase isoform X2 produces MASKESADNNPGLQASVDEATKGYFLQQTMLRVKDPKVSLDFYSRILGMSLLKRLDFEDMKFTLYFLGYEDTSSAPSDPHERTTWTFSQKATLELTHNWGTESDPEFKGHHNGNSDPRGFGHIGITVDDVHKACKRFESLGVEFVKKPDDGKIKDIAFIKDPDGYWIEIFDTKTIAKTTAKAAV; encoded by the exons ATGGCGTCCAAAGAGTCTGCTGACAACAATCCAGGACTCCAAGCTTCTGTGGATGAGGCCACCAAAGGCTATTTCTTGCAGCAAACT ATGCTTCGTGTGAAGGATCCTAAAGTCAGTCTTGATTTCTACTCTCGGATATTGGGGATGTC GTTGCTTAAGAGGCTGGATTTTGAGGACATGAAGTTCACCTTGTACTTCTTGGGATATGAG GACACATCGTCTGCTCCCAGTGATCCCCATGAGCGCACAACCTGGACATTTAGTCAGAAAGCTACACTCGAGCTTACACA CAACTGGGGTACTGAATCTGATCCAGAATTCAAGGGTCATCATAATGGAAACTCAGACCCTCGTGGTTTTG GACACATAGGTATTACTGTCGATGATGTGCACAAGGCATGCAAGAGATTTGAGAGTTTGGGGGTGGAGTTTGTAAAGAAACCTGATGATG GAAAAATAAAGGACATAGCATTCATCAAGGATCCTGATGGCTACTGGATTGAAATCTTTGACACTAAAACAATTGCCAAAACAACTGCTAAGGCTGCTGTTTGA